A region from the Silene latifolia isolate original U9 population chromosome 7, ASM4854445v1, whole genome shotgun sequence genome encodes:
- the LOC141592082 gene encoding uncharacterized protein LOC141592082 isoform X1, translated as MEFDVTNLYPLTSLQIGDVQSYLSQAYLFFSQSSHKFLILIDNHSWRMNNNHSRSTHLKELFATKYRTSPFKNTKALERRLSARFRDNSISSNDERKKLYRWVSLVNSQRWRATAFFSLVDLHLALHGFIVFEVYWKEVRGINYYNELQSDTSMAFEVKSMRKWDFHSIDQATHSIQSWFSGNPSEVKSLWECLMFLDDKVPSHSPRKIRKPFKELLFDDRKQNRVLPNDEFLDVKECIHDGNDTHCKNLLPEDPNDHKTPKQQNTDIESFQYKDTLLKFYFDNRDLPFTFKNIITSEARLLTLLESGLPSWVIFLQSYPLFCRVYRPWMRPLVRTLYVLISLITCMIGFYDLYKNVPLLKATASHICGPLINWIDTWDMVSRVRYLGTMLFLQNFEKAMRWSLKIGRVIKLVLLILTKPLMEPLQDLAELTSPVWLLFCEAGLDIYNAVSFALIYVYSLVVDLFELIFSPFQLLYSYIASIVGFFSPVFASLWALCRIPLRVCSGLADHAVSISSEVYEVLQGVVMVIVNRVSEVSQLASRVSKAKANTTEVSMWNSLWKDLFSKVFRSLKSILYGLIAFLNTCNRHRLSISNHLREYIRRLFRLSLPRLASSQGEVAEDFCKKQSSEDHVHVD; from the exons ATGGAGTTTGATGTAACTAATCTCTATCCCTTGACAAGTCTTCAAATTGG GGATGTACAATCTTATCTGTCACAAGCTTACCTCTTTTTTTCTCAAAGTAGTCATAAGTTCCTCATCCTGATTGATAACCATTCTTGGCGGATGAACAATAACCACTCGAGATCCACCCACTTGAAGGAGCTCTTTGCCACTAAG TACAGAACATCGCCCTTCAAAAACACTAAGGCTTTGGAGAGGCGTTTGAGTGCACGATTTAGAGATAACTCGATATCCTCCAACGATGAGAGGAAGAAATTGTATAGGTGGGTGTCTCTTGTCAATTCTCAAAGGTGGAGAGCAACGGCTTTTTTCTCTTTGGTTGATTTACATTTAGCTTTACATGGCTTCATAGTGTTTGAGGTTTACTGGAAGGAAGTCCGTGGCATCAATTACTACAATGAGCTTCAG AGTGATACTTCAATGGCATTTGAAGTAAAATCTATGAGAAAGTGGGATTTCCATAGCATTGACCAAGCCACTCATTCCATCCAATCATGGTTCTCCGGAAACCCATCAGAGGTCAAGTCATTGTGGGAATGTCTAATGTTCCTCGACGATAAAGTTCCATCACATTCTCCACGAAAAATAAGAAAGCCTTTCAAAGAGCTTCTCTTTGATGACAGAAAACAAAACAGGGTTTTACCGAATGATGAATTTCTTGATGTCAAAGAATGCATCCATGATGGCAATGACACACACTGTAAGAATCTGCTTCCAGAAGACCCGAATGATCACAAGACACCTAAACAGCAAAATACAGATATTGAATCTTTTCAATACAAGGATACTCTACTCAAATTCTACTTTGACAATCGAGATCTCCCATTTACGTTCAAAAACATAATCACATCTGAAGCAAGGCTATTAACTTTGCTCGAGTCGGGCCTACCTTCTTGGGTTATTTTCCTTCAATCATACCCTTTATTCTGCAGAGTTTACCGTCCTTGGATGCGACCTCTAGTCCGAACCCTATATGTTTTAATCTCTCTTATCACCTGCATGATTGGGTTTTATGATCTCTATAAGAATGTTCCACTATTGAAGGCCACCGCTTCTCATATTTGTGGGCCCCTTATCAACTGGATTGACACCTGGGATATGGTTTCAAGAGTTAGATATCTGGGCACAATGTTATTTCTTCAGAACTTTGAGAAAGCAATGAGGTGGTCTCTCAAAATTGGCCGGGTCATAAAGTTGGTGCTACTGATACTGACGAAACCATTGATGGAACCACTTCAGGACCTAGCCGAGCTTACTTCACCTGTGTGGCTTCTTTTCTGTGAAGCGGGGTTAGACATCTACAATGCAGTGTCATTTGCGTTGATCTATGTATACTCCCTGGTTGTTGACCTATTTGAGCTGATATTCTCTCCATTTCAGCTTCTGTACTCCTACATAGCATCAATAG TTGGATTCTTTAGCCCTGTTTTTGCTTCCCTGTGGGCGCTCTGTCGCATTCCGCTACGAGTCTGTTCTGGACTGGCAGATCATGCAGTTTCAATCTCTAGTGAAGTATACGAGGTCCTTCAAGGAGTAGTGATGGTCATTGTAAATAGAGTATCAGAAGTTAGTCAATTAGCTTCCCGCGTATCTAAAGCTAAAGCCAACACAACAGAAGTCTCCATGTGGAACTCTCTATGGaaggatttgttttcaaag GTGTTTCGTTCTCTCAAGAGTATTTTGTATGGATTAATTGCATTCTTAAATACATGCAACCGGCATAGACTCAG CATATCGAATCACCTCAGAGAGTACATCAGACGCCTGTTCCGTCTCTCATTGCCAAGGTTAGCTAGTTCTCAGGGAGAAGTTGCAGAAGATTTCTGTAAGAAG CAAAGTTCTGAAGATCACGTACATGTTGACTGA
- the LOC141592082 gene encoding uncharacterized protein LOC141592082 isoform X3 → MRGRNCIVFEVYWKEVRGINYYNELQSDTSMAFEVKSMRKWDFHSIDQATHSIQSWFSGNPSEVKSLWECLMFLDDKVPSHSPRKIRKPFKELLFDDRKQNRVLPNDEFLDVKECIHDGNDTHCKNLLPEDPNDHKTPKQQNTDIESFQYKDTLLKFYFDNRDLPFTFKNIITSEARLLTLLESGLPSWVIFLQSYPLFCRVYRPWMRPLVRTLYVLISLITCMIGFYDLYKNVPLLKATASHICGPLINWIDTWDMVSRVRYLGTMLFLQNFEKAMRWSLKIGRVIKLVLLILTKPLMEPLQDLAELTSPVWLLFCEAGLDIYNAVSFALIYVYSLVVDLFELIFSPFQLLYSYIASIVGFFSPVFASLWALCRIPLRVCSGLADHAVSISSEVYEVLQGVVMVIVNRVSEVSQLASRVSKAKANTTEVSMWNSLWKDLFSKVFRSLKSILYGLIAFLNTCNRHRLSISNHLREYIRRLFRLSLPRLASSQGEVAEDFCKKQSSEDHVHVD, encoded by the exons ATGAGAGGAAGAAATTGTATAG TGTTTGAGGTTTACTGGAAGGAAGTCCGTGGCATCAATTACTACAATGAGCTTCAG AGTGATACTTCAATGGCATTTGAAGTAAAATCTATGAGAAAGTGGGATTTCCATAGCATTGACCAAGCCACTCATTCCATCCAATCATGGTTCTCCGGAAACCCATCAGAGGTCAAGTCATTGTGGGAATGTCTAATGTTCCTCGACGATAAAGTTCCATCACATTCTCCACGAAAAATAAGAAAGCCTTTCAAAGAGCTTCTCTTTGATGACAGAAAACAAAACAGGGTTTTACCGAATGATGAATTTCTTGATGTCAAAGAATGCATCCATGATGGCAATGACACACACTGTAAGAATCTGCTTCCAGAAGACCCGAATGATCACAAGACACCTAAACAGCAAAATACAGATATTGAATCTTTTCAATACAAGGATACTCTACTCAAATTCTACTTTGACAATCGAGATCTCCCATTTACGTTCAAAAACATAATCACATCTGAAGCAAGGCTATTAACTTTGCTCGAGTCGGGCCTACCTTCTTGGGTTATTTTCCTTCAATCATACCCTTTATTCTGCAGAGTTTACCGTCCTTGGATGCGACCTCTAGTCCGAACCCTATATGTTTTAATCTCTCTTATCACCTGCATGATTGGGTTTTATGATCTCTATAAGAATGTTCCACTATTGAAGGCCACCGCTTCTCATATTTGTGGGCCCCTTATCAACTGGATTGACACCTGGGATATGGTTTCAAGAGTTAGATATCTGGGCACAATGTTATTTCTTCAGAACTTTGAGAAAGCAATGAGGTGGTCTCTCAAAATTGGCCGGGTCATAAAGTTGGTGCTACTGATACTGACGAAACCATTGATGGAACCACTTCAGGACCTAGCCGAGCTTACTTCACCTGTGTGGCTTCTTTTCTGTGAAGCGGGGTTAGACATCTACAATGCAGTGTCATTTGCGTTGATCTATGTATACTCCCTGGTTGTTGACCTATTTGAGCTGATATTCTCTCCATTTCAGCTTCTGTACTCCTACATAGCATCAATAG TTGGATTCTTTAGCCCTGTTTTTGCTTCCCTGTGGGCGCTCTGTCGCATTCCGCTACGAGTCTGTTCTGGACTGGCAGATCATGCAGTTTCAATCTCTAGTGAAGTATACGAGGTCCTTCAAGGAGTAGTGATGGTCATTGTAAATAGAGTATCAGAAGTTAGTCAATTAGCTTCCCGCGTATCTAAAGCTAAAGCCAACACAACAGAAGTCTCCATGTGGAACTCTCTATGGaaggatttgttttcaaag GTGTTTCGTTCTCTCAAGAGTATTTTGTATGGATTAATTGCATTCTTAAATACATGCAACCGGCATAGACTCAG CATATCGAATCACCTCAGAGAGTACATCAGACGCCTGTTCCGTCTCTCATTGCCAAGGTTAGCTAGTTCTCAGGGAGAAGTTGCAGAAGATTTCTGTAAGAAG CAAAGTTCTGAAGATCACGTACATGTTGACTGA
- the LOC141592082 gene encoding uncharacterized protein LOC141592082 isoform X2: MNNNHSRSTHLKELFATKYRTSPFKNTKALERRLSARFRDNSISSNDERKKLYRWVSLVNSQRWRATAFFSLVDLHLALHGFIVFEVYWKEVRGINYYNELQSDTSMAFEVKSMRKWDFHSIDQATHSIQSWFSGNPSEVKSLWECLMFLDDKVPSHSPRKIRKPFKELLFDDRKQNRVLPNDEFLDVKECIHDGNDTHCKNLLPEDPNDHKTPKQQNTDIESFQYKDTLLKFYFDNRDLPFTFKNIITSEARLLTLLESGLPSWVIFLQSYPLFCRVYRPWMRPLVRTLYVLISLITCMIGFYDLYKNVPLLKATASHICGPLINWIDTWDMVSRVRYLGTMLFLQNFEKAMRWSLKIGRVIKLVLLILTKPLMEPLQDLAELTSPVWLLFCEAGLDIYNAVSFALIYVYSLVVDLFELIFSPFQLLYSYIASIVGFFSPVFASLWALCRIPLRVCSGLADHAVSISSEVYEVLQGVVMVIVNRVSEVSQLASRVSKAKANTTEVSMWNSLWKDLFSKVFRSLKSILYGLIAFLNTCNRHRLSISNHLREYIRRLFRLSLPRLASSQGEVAEDFCKKQSSEDHVHVD; the protein is encoded by the exons ATGAACAATAACCACTCGAGATCCACCCACTTGAAGGAGCTCTTTGCCACTAAG TACAGAACATCGCCCTTCAAAAACACTAAGGCTTTGGAGAGGCGTTTGAGTGCACGATTTAGAGATAACTCGATATCCTCCAACGATGAGAGGAAGAAATTGTATAGGTGGGTGTCTCTTGTCAATTCTCAAAGGTGGAGAGCAACGGCTTTTTTCTCTTTGGTTGATTTACATTTAGCTTTACATGGCTTCATAGTGTTTGAGGTTTACTGGAAGGAAGTCCGTGGCATCAATTACTACAATGAGCTTCAG AGTGATACTTCAATGGCATTTGAAGTAAAATCTATGAGAAAGTGGGATTTCCATAGCATTGACCAAGCCACTCATTCCATCCAATCATGGTTCTCCGGAAACCCATCAGAGGTCAAGTCATTGTGGGAATGTCTAATGTTCCTCGACGATAAAGTTCCATCACATTCTCCACGAAAAATAAGAAAGCCTTTCAAAGAGCTTCTCTTTGATGACAGAAAACAAAACAGGGTTTTACCGAATGATGAATTTCTTGATGTCAAAGAATGCATCCATGATGGCAATGACACACACTGTAAGAATCTGCTTCCAGAAGACCCGAATGATCACAAGACACCTAAACAGCAAAATACAGATATTGAATCTTTTCAATACAAGGATACTCTACTCAAATTCTACTTTGACAATCGAGATCTCCCATTTACGTTCAAAAACATAATCACATCTGAAGCAAGGCTATTAACTTTGCTCGAGTCGGGCCTACCTTCTTGGGTTATTTTCCTTCAATCATACCCTTTATTCTGCAGAGTTTACCGTCCTTGGATGCGACCTCTAGTCCGAACCCTATATGTTTTAATCTCTCTTATCACCTGCATGATTGGGTTTTATGATCTCTATAAGAATGTTCCACTATTGAAGGCCACCGCTTCTCATATTTGTGGGCCCCTTATCAACTGGATTGACACCTGGGATATGGTTTCAAGAGTTAGATATCTGGGCACAATGTTATTTCTTCAGAACTTTGAGAAAGCAATGAGGTGGTCTCTCAAAATTGGCCGGGTCATAAAGTTGGTGCTACTGATACTGACGAAACCATTGATGGAACCACTTCAGGACCTAGCCGAGCTTACTTCACCTGTGTGGCTTCTTTTCTGTGAAGCGGGGTTAGACATCTACAATGCAGTGTCATTTGCGTTGATCTATGTATACTCCCTGGTTGTTGACCTATTTGAGCTGATATTCTCTCCATTTCAGCTTCTGTACTCCTACATAGCATCAATAG TTGGATTCTTTAGCCCTGTTTTTGCTTCCCTGTGGGCGCTCTGTCGCATTCCGCTACGAGTCTGTTCTGGACTGGCAGATCATGCAGTTTCAATCTCTAGTGAAGTATACGAGGTCCTTCAAGGAGTAGTGATGGTCATTGTAAATAGAGTATCAGAAGTTAGTCAATTAGCTTCCCGCGTATCTAAAGCTAAAGCCAACACAACAGAAGTCTCCATGTGGAACTCTCTATGGaaggatttgttttcaaag GTGTTTCGTTCTCTCAAGAGTATTTTGTATGGATTAATTGCATTCTTAAATACATGCAACCGGCATAGACTCAG CATATCGAATCACCTCAGAGAGTACATCAGACGCCTGTTCCGTCTCTCATTGCCAAGGTTAGCTAGTTCTCAGGGAGAAGTTGCAGAAGATTTCTGTAAGAAG CAAAGTTCTGAAGATCACGTACATGTTGACTGA
- the LOC141592085 gene encoding UDP-glycosyltransferase 87A2-like, with the protein MEFNHSQQPPRIPACHVVAVPYPGRGHINPMLNLCKLLLLTKPSDLIITFVVTEEWLGFLTADSEPPPPPNLRYSAVPQVIPSELGRAADFPGFLEAVLTKLEDPFERLLDQLQPPASIIIYDSYLTWAVSVGNRRNIPVAAFFTMSASFATVFVHFDLLVKHGHFSLDVSERANEVVDYIPGLPPTTIADMPTIYHGNGKKVYHRVLESISALKNAQYVVFSSIYEFEGPVLDCLKAKLGIPVYHIGPMIPYFNLNLKQDTMIDNNSYFQWLDSQPKHSVLYISQGSFLSVSSDQTKEFVEGVKESGVRFLWVTRGDNSQFKDGVGKTGLLVPWCDQLKVLCHPSIGGFWTHCGWNSTSEGIYAGVPMLTCPIFWDQIPNSKLIVNDLKIGWRVLKNGVVPEKVLTRQEVATLVRKFMDSESDERKEMVVRAKNASNTFRKAVDDGGSAASDFASFVNSI; encoded by the exons ATGGAGTTCAACCATAGTCAACAACCACCACGAATACCGGCCTGCCACGTGGTAGCAGTCCCCTATCCAGGAAGAGGCCACATTAACCCAATGCTAAACCTCTGCAAACTATTACTACTAACAAAACCCAGCGACCTCATCATCACTTTTGTCGTAACAGAGGAATGGCTCGGCTTCCTCACCGCAGACTCCGAGCCTCCACCGCCGCCTAATCTCCGCTACTCCGCCGTTCCTCAAGTTATCCCTTCTGAGCTTGGCCGAGCAGCCGACTTCCCTGGTTTCCTTGAAGCCGTTCTTACCAAGTTGGAGGACCCCTTTGAACGGCTTCTGGACCAGCTCCAGCCCCCAGCTTCGATTATTATCTACGACTCGTATCTTACTTGGGCTGTCAGTGTGGGTAACCGGAGGAATATTCCGGTAGCAGCTTTTTTTACAATGTCAGCTTCGTTTGCTACTGTTTTTGTTCACTTTGATTTGTTGGTTAAGCATGGTCACTTCTCTCTTGATGTCTCAG AAAGAGCAAATGAAGTGGTGGACTACATTCCAGGACTTCCTCCAACCACTATAGCAGATATGCCGACAATTTACCATGGAAATGGTAAAAAGGTTTACCACAGAGTCCTCGAATCGATATCAGCTCTTAAAAACGCACAATATGTTGTGTTCTCTTCAATATATGAATTTGAAGGACCTGTGTTAGATTGTCTTAAAGCTAAACTTGGAATCCCGGTATACCACATTGGCCCAATGATACCGTATTTCAACCTCAACCTCAAACAAGACACCATGATCGACAACAATAGTTACTTCCAATGGTTAGATTCTCAACCGAAACACTCTGTCTTGTACATCTCACAAGGAAGTTTCCTTTCTGTTTCAAGTGATCAAACAAAGGAGTTTGTTGAGGGTGTCAAAGAAAGTGGTGTACGATTCTTATGGGTAACCCGGGGTGATAATTCTCAATTCAAAGACGGTGTTGGTAAGACAGGGTTGTTGGTGCCCTGGTGTGATCAATTGAAGGTATTGTGTCATCCTTCAATAGGCGGGTTTTGGACACATTGTGGATGGAATTCTACCAGTGAAGGCATTTACGCGGGTGTACCAATGCTGACTTGTCCAATATTCTGGGACCAAATCCCTAATAGTAAGCTGATAGTGAACGATTTGAAGATTGGTTGGAGGGTCTTGAAGAATGGTGTTGTGCCGGAAAAGGTGCTTACTAGGCAAGAAGTAGCTACCCTTGTTAGGAAATTCATGGACTCGGAAAGTGATGAGCGCAAAGAGATGGTTGTACGAGCTAAAAATGCGAGTAATACTTTCAGAAAGGCAGTTGATGATGGAGGTTCAGCTGCTTCTGATTTTGCATCTTTCGTCAACAGCATTTGA
- the LOC141592083 gene encoding meiosis-specific protein ASY1-like isoform X2: MVVAQKVKEAEITEQDSLLLTRNLLRIAIYNISYIRGLFPEKYFNDKSVPALEMKIKKLLPLDAESRRLIDWMEKGVYDALQKKYLKTLLFSICEAVNGPTMEEYTFSFSYPNPNSEEVSMNISRAGSKKQGGTFNSTNEVTPNQMKSSACKMIRTLVQLMRTLDKMPEERTILMKLLYYEDVTPADYEPPFFRGCTDEEARNQWTKNPLKMEVGNVNSKHFVLALKVKSVLDPCEDDDGENQDESVSLGADSTRKDDDSETGNEVSTSEEDQYIVAPVDKDQPCQQDTIVSEDETQDSAEDEHQLSRVKDWISSAQFDTLEITDVLANFSDISVFELMTEIMEKLVGEGFISKVGKDIYAVVKPKVNEYEFNVKEEVDNGVSQNGDKSVPGSGEDYMYMQALYHALPMEYVTIAKLQTKLEGKANLNTVRKLIDKMTREGFLEATSNRKLGKRVIHSEVTEKKLSEVRKVLDYDAMDEDVPEPQSNLNQIEFGKNGNKKADVSTCGALHSVGSDITRMRVRPESELNQNASLNTPTSKAGPVASRESVVPGNGKSKLGGFSKNTKEGDDIICSRLSQDKRSRKASTVKEPIIQYLKRQKSQHA; the protein is encoded by the exons ATG GTAGTAGCGCAAAAAGTGAAGGAAGCGGAAATCACCGAGCAAGATTCGCTGCTTCTG ACGAGGAACTTGCTGCGAATTGCTATCTACAACATCAGTTACATTAGAGGTCTATTTCCTGAGAAATACTTCAATGACAAGTCTGTTCCTGCTTTAG AGATGAAGATAAAGAAGCTCTTGCCACTAGACGCTGAGTCTCGTAGACTGATTGATTGGATGGAGAAAG GTGTCTATGATGCACTGCAGAAGAAGTATTTAAAAACACTATTGTTCAGCATCTGTGAGGCGGTCAATGGTCCAACTATGGAGGAATACACTT TTTCCTTTAGCTACCCAAATCCAAACAGTGAGGAAGTCTCTATGAATATCAGTCGCGCAGGATCTAAGAAACAAGGAGGAACATTCAATTCTACCAATGAAGTTACTCCGAATCAAATGAA GAGCTCTGCATGCAAAATGATACGCACTTTGGTTCAGCTCATGAGGACACTTGACAAAATGCCAGAAGAG CGCACTATATTGATGAAGCTGCTATACTATGAGGATGTTACG CCTGCAGATTATGAACCACCATTCTTCAGAGGGTGCACAGACGAGGAAGCCCGTAATCAGTGGACAAAGAACCCTTTGAAAATGGAGGTCGGGAATGTGAACAGCAAGCATTTTGTACTGGCGCTTAAG GTCAAGAGTGTCCTCGATCCTTGTGAAGATGACGATGGAGAGAACCAGGATGAGAGTGTGAGTTTGGGAGCTGATTCTACTAGAAAAGACGATGACTCTGAGACTGGCAATGAG GTGAGCACATCAGAAGAGGATCAGTACATTGTCGCACCAGTGG ACAAAGACCAACCATGTCAACAAGATACCATTGTTTCAGAAG ATGAAACCCAGGATTCAGCTGAAGATGAACATCAATTAAGTCGGGTTAAGGACTGGATTAGCTCAGCTCAGTTCGACACTTTGGAAATCACTGATGTGCTTGCAAATTTTTCAGATATTTCTGTG TTTGAATTGATGACAGAGATCATGGAGAAGCTTGTCGGAGAAGGTTTTATTTCTAAAGTTGGAAAAGACATATATGCTGTTGTCAAACCAAAG GTAAATGAGTATGAATTCAACGTGAAAGAAGAAGTTGACAACGGGGTATCACAGAATGGAGATAAGAGTGTTCCGGGCTCTGGAGAAGATTACATGTATATGCAG GCTTTATACCATGCTCTTCCAATGGAATACGTGACAATCGCCAAACTTCAGACCAAGCTTGAGGGGAAGGCCAACCTAAATACAGTGAGAAAACTCATTGACAAAATGACCCGAGAAGGATTTCTTGAAGCAACAAGCAACCGCAAGCTTG GGAAGCGTGTAATTCACTCAGAGGTGACAGAGAAAAAGCTAAGTGAAGTTAGGAAGGTGCTAGACTATGATGCTATG GATGAGGATGTTCCCGAACCACAAAGTAACTTGAACCAAATTGAATTTGGAAAAAATG GTAACAAGAAGGCTGATGTTTCGACTTGTGGGGCTCTGCACTCAGTTGGATCAGACATCACACGTATGCGTGTACGACCTGAATCTGAGTTGAATCAAAATGCTTCTCTTAATACTCCCACAAGCAAAGCCGGG CCAGTTGCGTCAAGGGAAAGCGTTGTACCTGGAAATGGTAAATCCAAACTGGGTGGATTCAGTAAGAACACCAAAGAGGGTGATGATATAATTTGCAGCAGGCTTTCTCAAGACAAGCGTTCAAGGAAGGCGAGCACG GTCAAAGAGCCGATTATTCAATACCTCAAACGCCAGAAATCTCAACATGCTTAG
- the LOC141592083 gene encoding meiosis-specific protein ASY1-like isoform X1, with protein MVVAQKVKEAEITEQDSLLLTRNLLRIAIYNISYIRGLFPEKYFNDKSVPALEMKIKKLLPLDAESRRLIDWMEKGVYDALQKKYLKTLLFSICEAVNGPTMEEYTFSFSYPNPNSEEVSMNISRAGSKKQGGTFNSTNEVTPNQMKSSACKMIRTLVQLMRTLDKMPEERTILMKLLYYEDVTPADYEPPFFRGCTDEEARNQWTKNPLKMEVGNVNSKHFVLALKVKSVLDPCEDDDGENQDESVSLGADSTRKDDDSETGNEVSTSEEDQYIVAPVDKDQPCQQDTIVSEDETQDSAEDEHQLSRVKDWISSAQFDTLEITDVLANFSDISVVLIEEIMEKLVGEGFISKVGKDIYAVVKPKVNEYEFNVKEEVDNGVSQNGDKSVPGSGEDYMYMQALYHALPMEYVTIAKLQTKLEGKANLNTVRKLIDKMTREGFLEATSNRKLGKRVIHSEVTEKKLSEVRKVLDYDAMDEDVPEPQSNLNQIEFGKNGNKKADVSTCGALHSVGSDITRMRVRPESELNQNASLNTPTSKAGPVASRESVVPGNGKSKLGGFSKNTKEGDDIICSRLSQDKRSRKASTVKEPIIQYLKRQKSQHA; from the exons ATG GTAGTAGCGCAAAAAGTGAAGGAAGCGGAAATCACCGAGCAAGATTCGCTGCTTCTG ACGAGGAACTTGCTGCGAATTGCTATCTACAACATCAGTTACATTAGAGGTCTATTTCCTGAGAAATACTTCAATGACAAGTCTGTTCCTGCTTTAG AGATGAAGATAAAGAAGCTCTTGCCACTAGACGCTGAGTCTCGTAGACTGATTGATTGGATGGAGAAAG GTGTCTATGATGCACTGCAGAAGAAGTATTTAAAAACACTATTGTTCAGCATCTGTGAGGCGGTCAATGGTCCAACTATGGAGGAATACACTT TTTCCTTTAGCTACCCAAATCCAAACAGTGAGGAAGTCTCTATGAATATCAGTCGCGCAGGATCTAAGAAACAAGGAGGAACATTCAATTCTACCAATGAAGTTACTCCGAATCAAATGAA GAGCTCTGCATGCAAAATGATACGCACTTTGGTTCAGCTCATGAGGACACTTGACAAAATGCCAGAAGAG CGCACTATATTGATGAAGCTGCTATACTATGAGGATGTTACG CCTGCAGATTATGAACCACCATTCTTCAGAGGGTGCACAGACGAGGAAGCCCGTAATCAGTGGACAAAGAACCCTTTGAAAATGGAGGTCGGGAATGTGAACAGCAAGCATTTTGTACTGGCGCTTAAG GTCAAGAGTGTCCTCGATCCTTGTGAAGATGACGATGGAGAGAACCAGGATGAGAGTGTGAGTTTGGGAGCTGATTCTACTAGAAAAGACGATGACTCTGAGACTGGCAATGAG GTGAGCACATCAGAAGAGGATCAGTACATTGTCGCACCAGTGG ACAAAGACCAACCATGTCAACAAGATACCATTGTTTCAGAAG ATGAAACCCAGGATTCAGCTGAAGATGAACATCAATTAAGTCGGGTTAAGGACTGGATTAGCTCAGCTCAGTTCGACACTTTGGAAATCACTGATGTGCTTGCAAATTTTTCAGATATTTCTGTG GTGTTGATAGAAG AGATCATGGAGAAGCTTGTCGGAGAAGGTTTTATTTCTAAAGTTGGAAAAGACATATATGCTGTTGTCAAACCAAAG GTAAATGAGTATGAATTCAACGTGAAAGAAGAAGTTGACAACGGGGTATCACAGAATGGAGATAAGAGTGTTCCGGGCTCTGGAGAAGATTACATGTATATGCAG GCTTTATACCATGCTCTTCCAATGGAATACGTGACAATCGCCAAACTTCAGACCAAGCTTGAGGGGAAGGCCAACCTAAATACAGTGAGAAAACTCATTGACAAAATGACCCGAGAAGGATTTCTTGAAGCAACAAGCAACCGCAAGCTTG GGAAGCGTGTAATTCACTCAGAGGTGACAGAGAAAAAGCTAAGTGAAGTTAGGAAGGTGCTAGACTATGATGCTATG GATGAGGATGTTCCCGAACCACAAAGTAACTTGAACCAAATTGAATTTGGAAAAAATG GTAACAAGAAGGCTGATGTTTCGACTTGTGGGGCTCTGCACTCAGTTGGATCAGACATCACACGTATGCGTGTACGACCTGAATCTGAGTTGAATCAAAATGCTTCTCTTAATACTCCCACAAGCAAAGCCGGG CCAGTTGCGTCAAGGGAAAGCGTTGTACCTGGAAATGGTAAATCCAAACTGGGTGGATTCAGTAAGAACACCAAAGAGGGTGATGATATAATTTGCAGCAGGCTTTCTCAAGACAAGCGTTCAAGGAAGGCGAGCACG GTCAAAGAGCCGATTATTCAATACCTCAAACGCCAGAAATCTCAACATGCTTAG